In Mycteria americana isolate JAX WOST 10 ecotype Jacksonville Zoo and Gardens chromosome 5, USCA_MyAme_1.0, whole genome shotgun sequence, one DNA window encodes the following:
- the TMEM258 gene encoding dolichyl-diphosphooligosaccharide--protein glycosyltransferase subunit TMEM258: MPRSRVPFRFRRGAGSGGSGGDVSERSGNRDPGDMELEAMSRYTSPVNPAVFPHLTVVLLAIGMFFTAWFFVYEVTSTKYTRDIYKELLISLVASLFMGFGVLFLLLWVGIYV; this comes from the exons ATGCCCCGCTCCCGCGTTCCTTTCCGCTtccggcggggggcgggcagcggcgggagcggagGCGACGTGTCGGAGCGGAGCGGGAACCGGGACCCGGGCGACATG GAGCTGGAGGCGATGAGCAGATACACCAGCCCGGTGAACCCGGCCGTTTTCCCGCACCTCACCGTGGTGCTGCTGGCCATCGGCATGTTCTTCACCGCCTGGTTCTTCGT CTACGAGGTGACTTCTACCAAGTACACGCGGGACATCTACAAGGAGCTGTTGATCTCGCTGGTGGCCTCGCTCTTCATGGGCTTCGGCgtcctcttcctgctgctgtgggTCGGTATCTACGTCTGA
- the FEN1 gene encoding flap endonuclease 1, whose product MGIHGLAKLIADVAPGAIRENDIKSYFGRKVAIDASMSIYQFLIAVRQGAEVLQNEEGETTSHLMGMFYRTIRMVENGIKPVYVFDGKPPQLKSGELAKRTERRVEAEKHLQEAQEAGEENNIEKYSKRLVKVTQQHTDECKKLLTLMGIPYVEAPGEAEASCATLVKAGKVYAAATEDMDCLTFGSPVLMRHLTASETKKLPIQEFHLKRILQDLDLTWEQFVDLCILLGCDYCESIRGIGPKRAVELIKEHKTIEKIIQQIDTKKYPLPENWLHKEAQKLFLEPDVVNPNSIELKWTEPNEEQLVQFMCGEKQFNEERIRNGVKRLSKSRQGSTQGRLDDFFKVTGSITSAKRKEPETKGSAKKKAKTNNAAAAKTKKGK is encoded by the coding sequence ATGGGAATCCATGGCCTGGCCAAGCTTATTGCCGACGTGGCTCCTGGCGCTATCCGGGAGAATGACATCAAGTCTTACTTTGGCCGGAAGGTCGCTATAGATGCCTCCATGAGCATCTACCAGTTCCTGATCGCTGTGCGGCAGGGAGCTGAAGTCCTTCAGAATGAGGAGGGCGAGACCACGAGCCACCTTATGGGCATGTTCTACCGGACCATCCGCATGGTGGAGAACGGTATCAAGCCGGTTTACGTTTTTGACGGCAAGCCCCCGCAGCTGAAATCGGGGGAGCTGGCAAAGCGGACTGAGCGCCGGGTTGAGGCTGAGAAGCACCTGCAGGAGGCTCAGGAGGCCGGAGAGGAGAACAACATTGAGAAGTACAGCAAGAGGCTGGTCAAGGTGACCCAGCAGCACACTGATGAGTGCAAGAAGTTACTAACGCTGATGGGCATCCCCTACGTGGAGGCGCCGGGGGAGGCCGAAGCCAGCTGCGCGACCTTGGTGAAGGCTGGGAAGGTCTATGCAGCTGCCACGGAAGATATGGATTGCCTGACCTTCGGCAGTCCGGTACTGATGCGGCATCTTACTGCCAGCGAGACGAAGAAGCTGCCCATCCAGGAGTTTCACCTGAAACGTATTCTGCAGGATCTAGACCTGACCTGGGAGCAGTTTGTGGATCTGTGTATCCTCCTGGGCTGTGACTACTGCGAGAGCATCCGCGGCATTGGGCCCAAGCGTGCTGTTGAGCTCATCAAGGAGCACAAAACCATTGAGAAGATCATTCAGCAGATAGACACCAAGAAGTACCCTCTGCCTGAGAACTGGTTGCACAAAGAGGCCCAGAAGCTTTTTCTAGAGCCTGATGTGGTCAACCCCAACAGCATAGAGCTGAAGTGGACCGAGCCGAATGAAGAGCAGCTCGTCCAGTTCATGTGCGGGGAGAAGCAGTTCAACGAAGAGCGGATCCGCAACGGGGTCAAGAGGCTGAGCAAAAGCCGGCAGGGCAGCACGCAGGGCCGGCTGGACGACTTCTTCAAGGTGACGGGCTCCATCACGTCAGCCAAGCGCAAAGAGCCGGAGACCAAGGGGTCGGCAAAGAAGAAAGCCAAGACCAACAACGCCGCAGCCGCAAAGaccaaaaagggaaaatag